In Quercus lobata isolate SW786 chromosome 12, ValleyOak3.0 Primary Assembly, whole genome shotgun sequence, a genomic segment contains:
- the LOC115971886 gene encoding glutathione S-transferase-like: MQPFGQVPTLEHGDLKHFESRAITKYAAYEFANKGTQLIHQDSKKMAITLVWMEVEAQQYDPVASKLVWELGIKPLVGMVTDKAIVEENEAKLAKVLDVYENRLAHSKYLGRDCFTLADLLHLPTLQYSLGTQSQKLFDSRSHVSAWVADSRSHVSAWVADSRSHVSAWVADITARPAWLKVQAMRKKH, encoded by the exons ATGCAGCCATTTGGTCAAGTTCCAACTTTAGAACATGGAGATCTGAAGCACTTTG AATCAAGGGCAATTACCAAATACGCTGCCTACGAGTTTGCTAACAAGGGAACCCAACTGATACACCAAGACTCCAAGAAGATGGCAATCACATTGGTTTGGATGGAGGTGGAGGCCCAACAGTATGACCCAGTAGCTTCAAAGCTAGTCTGGGAGCTGGGAATAAAGCCATTGGTTGGCATGGTTACAGACAAAGCAATTGTGGAGGAAAATGAAGCTAAGCTGGCTAAGGTTCTTGATGTCTATGAGAACCGACTGGCTCATTCAAAATACTTGGGACGTGACTGCTTCACCTTGGCAGATTTACTTCACCTTCCAACTCTTCAATACTCGTTGGGCACACAATCTCAAAAGCTCTTTGATTCCCGCTCCCATGTCAGTGCATGGGTAGCTGATTCACGCTCCCATGTCAGCGCATGGGTAGCTGATTCCCGCTCCCATGTCAGCGCATGGGTAGCTGATATCACAGCAAGGCCAGCTTGGTTGAAGGTCCAAGCCATGCGAAAGAAGCACTAA
- the LOC115971788 gene encoding glutathione S-transferase-like, whose amino-acid sequence MAAIKVHGNPLSTASMRVLATVYEKEIDHEFAFVDMRAGEHKKEHFLSLNPFGQVPALEDGDLKLFESRAINKYIACEYAVKGTQLIYLDSKKMAITSVWMEVEAQQYDPAASKLGSELAIKPMLGMSADTAVVEENEAKLAKVLDVYESRLAQSKYLGGDCFTLADLHHLPTLHYLFGTQVKKLFDSRPHVSAWVADITARPAWLKVLALQSQQ is encoded by the exons ATGGCAGCAATCAAAGTCCATGGAAACCCTCTCTCAACAGCTTCAATGCGAGTTCTCGCTACCGTCTATGAGAAAGAGATAGACCATGAGTTTGCTTTTGTAGACATGAGAGCTGGTGAACATAAGAAAGAACACTTCCTGTCCCTTAAT CCATTTGGTCAAGTTCCAGCTCTTGAAGATGGAGATCTCAAGCTCTTTG AATCAAGGGCAATTAATAAATACATTGCCTGTGAGTATGCTGTCAAGGGAACCCAGCTGATATACCTAGACTCTAAGAAGATGGCAATTACATCTGTCTGGATGGAAGTGGAGGCCCAACAGTACGACCCAGCAGCTTCAAAGCTAGGCTCGGAATTGGCAATAAAGCCAATGCTTGGCATGAGTGCAGACACTGCAGTTGTGGAGGAAAATGAAGCTAAGCTAGCTAAGGTTCTTGATGTCTATGAGAGTCGATTGGCTCAGTCAAAATACTTGGGAGGTGATTGCTTCACCCTGGCGGATTTGCACCATTTGCCCACTTTGCATTACTTGTTTGGGACACAAGTTAAGAAGCTCTTTGATTCACGCCCCCATGTGAGTGCTTGGGTAGCAGACATCACAGCAAGGCCAGCTTGGTTGAAGGTCCTTGCCTTGCAAAGCCAACAGTAA
- the LOC115971786 gene encoding glutathione S-transferase PARB-like, which yields MAAIKVHGSPLSTNTLRVLATVYEKELDHEFVLVDMSAGEHKKEHFLSTHNPFGQVPAFEDGDLKLFESRAITRYIACEYADKGTQLIYQDSKKMAITSVWMEVEGQQYKQIATKLAWELVYKPLLLGMSADKAIVEENEPKLAKVLDIYESRLAQSKYLGGDCFTLADLHHLPTLHYLFGTQVKKLFDSRPHVSAWIADITARPAWLKALALQSQQ from the exons ATGGCAGCGATCAAAGTCCATGGAAGCCCTCTCTCAACAAATACACTGCGAGTTCTCGCTACCGTTTATGAGAAAGAGCTTGACCATGAGTTTGTTCTTGTAGACATGAGTGCTGGTGAACATAAAAAAGAACATTTCCTGTCGACCCACAAT CCATTTGGTCAAGTTCCAGCTTTTGAAGATGGAGATCTCAAGCTCTTTG AATCAAGGGCAATTACTAGATACATTGCCTGTGAGTATGCTGACAAGGGAACCCAGCTGATATACCAAGACTCTAAGAAGATGGCAATTACGTCTGTTTGGATGGAAGTGGAGGGTCAACAGTATAAACAGATAGCTACAAAACTAGCCTGGGAGCTGGTATATAAGCCATTACTGCTTGGCATGAGTGCAGACAAAGCAATTGTGGAGGAAAATGAACCTAAGCTAGCTAAGGTCCTTGACATCTATGAGAGTCGACTAGCTCAGTCAAAATACTTGGGAGGTGATTGCTTCACCCTGGCGGATTTGCACCATTTGCCCACTTTGCATTACTTGTTTGGGACACAAGTTAAAAAGCTGTTTGATTCACGCCCCCATGTGAGTGCTTGGATAGCAGACATTACAGCAAGGCCAGCTTGGTTGAAGGCCCTTGCCTTGCAAAGCCAACAGTAA
- the LOC115971787 gene encoding glutathione S-transferase-like — MAAIKAHGSLISTATNRVLVTLYEKELEFEFVSVDMSTGEHKKDHFLSLNPFGQVPALEHGDLKLFESRAITKFVACEYANKGTQLIHQDSKKMAITLVWMEVEAQQYDPVASKLVWELGIKPLVGMVTDKAIVEENEDKLAKVLDVYEKRLAQSKYLGGDCFTLADLHHLPTLQYLLGTQSQKLFDSRPHVSAWVADITARPAWLKVQAMRKKH; from the exons ATGGCGGCCATCAAAGCCCATGGAAGCCTTATCTCAACAGCTACAAACCGAGTTCTAGTTACCCTTTATGAGAAAGAGCTTGAATTTGAGTTTGTTTCTGTAGATATGAGTACTGGTGAACATAAAAAAGATCATTTCCTGTCCCTCAAT CCATTTGGTCAAGTTCCAGCTTTAGAACATGGAGATCTGAAGCTCTTTG AATCAAGGGCAATTACCAAATTCGTTGCCTGCGAGTATGCTAACAAGGGAACCCAACTGATACACCAAGACTCCAAGAAGATGGCAATCACATTGGTTTGGATGGAGGTGGAGGCCCAACAGTATGACCCAGTAGCTTCAAAGCTAGTCTGGGAGCTGGGAATAAAGCCATTGGTTGGCATGGTTACAGACAAAGCAATTGTGGAGGAAAATGAAGATAAGCTGGCTAAGGTTCTTGATGTCTATGAGAAACGACTGGCTCAGTCAAAATACTTGGGAGGTGACTGCTTCACCTTGGCAGATTTACATCACCTTCCTACTCTTCAATACTTGTTGGGCACACAATCTCAAAAGCTCTTTGATTCACGCCCCCATGTCAGTGCATGGGTAGCTGATATCACAGCAAGGCCAGCTTGGTTGAAGGTCCAAGCCATGCGAAAGAAGCACTAA